GCAAAACAACAATTGCAAATGATATCATGACGGCGATGCCGTGTACGGCTATACCGGAGCAGGCCCGAAGGGTTATAGGTCTGTCTAGCAATGCAACAATGGCGCTTAGTGACGTACGGGCTTTTTTGATAGTCAGCCAACTGATCTTGGAACGCGAGTATGAAGGGGCCGGGGGGGGTTAAAATCGTCGACGGTGGGGTGATAAACAATCTTGCTCATGACATGGTCTTGCTACATCCAGCTCCCTCGCGAACTGCTCTATTTTCAGAGATTAGACACTCGAAGTACGATCATGTTTTTCTTTGCGATTATCGTGACGTAGGACTTGAACATGATGGGATTCGTTTCGATGATATCGATTTGAGAATCAGACTCGACTCAGCCGTTCGGTCGGTAATGAGTGAATTAGATTATCGTTTTACCATTTTAAGCGGTAATCGACTCGAACGACTGAGCTCCGTACTACAGGTCTTGAATTAGACATCAATGGATCGCGCGCCACTACGTCTGCACTATTGGTGAGGGCAACAACGGTTGTCTAAAATTGAACGCCGGTATAAGCGTGGGCGGGTCCATCGGTGTTCCGTAAGCCGGTCCTGCGGCGATCAAAAAGAGTCCCCACTATGACGGATGTCCGAGTCCCACAAGCCCGACATCTATATCGCCGGTCAGCCACGGCCTAACCGCCAGCATGCGAGCAGCGCGGGCAAACAGAGCCCTTCGGCCAGCGAACCCAAGCCAGACAATCCAGACAATCAGCGTCTGAGGCAAACCACGATCGATACTCCCCGCCAGAGCACGGGTAGTCCACACCAGCTGGGAGCTGGGACTCAGCTACGCCCCAATTTTAGTCCGGTCAGATGTATATTCCAGATCGCCGAATTAGCCTAGAGATTTCATCGGCGTGTGGCCGTGCCGTGTAATTAAACCCTGAAAGGTGCCTGACGTGGAAAAATGGAGTTACTACACAGCATTTTCTACACAGTTTCAGGAGCACCTCGCCTAGTCTTTGTGTAGTATTCCACTAATTCCCGCCAGCAAGAGTGCGGTTAGAATCCACGCAATACTTCTGAGTACGGCAAAGGTCGCGGACAGCCACGCACTTTTACCTATCAGAAACATCGCAGATTGCCCCGTCGTCGCCGCAGGAATGGTCGTGTCAAGAGCATAGAGAAACGCATTGAATCCTGGGACTCCGGACTGCGTAACGACCATCGGATTCTGGGTGAAGTCCCCGTGGAATACCATGGCAAGAACCAGAGACACAGCGAATATACCGACCATCCAGGGGACGACAAACAAGGGCCGATACCCATAACCAACGACACCACCATACGGCCAGCGAAGTATCTTTGATCTGATACGTGCAGCCTTCGTCACTTCTTGAGCTGCTTTGTATCGGATCCAGCGCGCTTCTTCAGGATGTCCACTTTGTTCATATACCCTAGCCATTTCTCTCCACGGCTGGGGGACAAATACTTTCCTTGACGACGAAGCATGGACATGCTCGGAATTTACCCGGAGCCATTGTACAACGGAGTGACGTTTCGTAAGAAAGTAACCCTCGATCGAGCCGACTGCCCATCCTTGCGCACTGGATAACGATGGGATTTTCCCCTCGGAAGACCCAACACTCAAATGACGGATCTTCGCTCCCGCGAGATTGACCGTGCCGTTGGTCGTTAACCCTTTGTCGAACTTCAGTCTCGCGACGGTGATAGATTCAAGCTTGAGCACGTCGCCTTGGGGCCTGCCACTAGTTAGAATCTCGCCACTCAGGCTCAGAGTGGACATGAAATGGGCGCCAATTGCACGGATAACTCCGTGGGCGGTGATTCCATTCACGAGAGCATCGTCGCGAACATGAGCACCGTCAAGTAGGAGAGCACAGACGCTAAGAACATTATTCGCGTCGAACATGGTCGCACCGTAAAGAATTCCTCCGTTCAAGATGAGTTGACCACCGATCCTGGCACCGACCGCGCGAACTACCCCAGTGGCTTCTCGCATCAGGACCACATGGCTGACAATATTGATGCCGTCTAGGGTGAGAGCGTCGCCCCTGGGTTCCGGATTCGTCAAAGTCGCGCCCGTCAAATTGAGCTGACCGCCAATCTGCGCATCAACGGCGCGCACTTCGCCGGTAGCCGTGAGGTTGCACAGGAATACATCGCCTTTTATCTTAATACCATCAAGAGTCAGGGCATTTTCCTTGGAGTTGTGGCTGGCTAGCTTCGACTTCGTCAGGTTGATTTGGCCGCCGATCGTTGCTTCAACCGCTCTGACTTCCCGAGTCGCTTGGAGGCGTTCAAGAAACACGTCGCCTTTGATTCTGGCGGCACGAAAGGTCAACCCTGGCATAGAGCAGCCGCGGAGGTTCAGCGCGGGCAAGGTGCAATGGTTAAAAGAGGGTTCATTGTCGAACCCGCTCTGCGTAATTTTCAAACGGCACGGAAGCGTTACGTAGTCGAGGTTCAGAGTTCCTGTCACCCGGACCCCTCTGAGCTGCAACCCGCGAGGATCGGGAGCTAACCTTGGATCGAGAAGGGCCGCGCGGATCGCATCCGCAGGTACAGAACGACTTCCAGCCCAGACCTTGCTCTTGGACGCTTGAACCTCTCTGTTGGATTGACCGCTGGCCAAATCAATGGGAATTCCCGATGTTGCGGCATTGAAAAGTCGGGCCTCCCAACCTTCGTTTCTCCCAAAAATCCCACCCATGGGCCAGTTCTACCACTTTTCAACAGAAACAGAAATAGTATTGGACACATACACTTCGCCTGCGTCTTTCAACTATTTAGGCGATTTGGATGCATTGGCCGCCGAGTCCTACCTCGATGCGCAACGTGCCTCCGATTGCCTCAACATGCTTTCGTAGCGTGTCGATCTGGGCGTGGTCGATCTCGCCGTGCTCTATCCGCGACACCCAGTTCTGCGTGACATACAGCCACCCGGCAACTTGGGCCGGGGCCGGCTCGGACAATTCACGCACGCGGTAGGCGCCGACCACATCGAGCATGCGTTTTCTGTGCTCGTCCACGACCGCCCGGTCGACAGGGCACTTCGTCAGCGTCTCCTCCATGGATCTTGCCATTACGGTATCGCTTCATTGCCTTCATTGCCTTCATTGCCTTCAAGTGATCATCGAACAGGACACCTGCGATCGGAATGTTCTTCGTGTAACACTTGGACCAGTTCCCGTCCCATCCCCTGCCACCGGCCAAATCGCCTGACGTTGCGAATCAAAGGCAAACAACACCCGCAGCTCCGACCGGCCGCTGGACACTGGCCGCACTTCCTTCATGTTCTTGGATCTCGACCGGACCACTATGTCTACCAAGGGCCGGCCAAGCTGCAACCCGCGCGCGGCCAACAACTCCATTGGCGGCAACGGCTCGGCCGTAGGAGTCGTGATCCAAACCAGGCAGCCATGCTTCAACAGGTGACACCTCGAAGTTTCACATCATCGGCAGAATACAACCTCCAAGCAATATGGCTCTCGGAGTATAAACAAGGCCGCTCGGTCCTCGATTTGTTGAACCCGCGGCAATCCAAACGCTCGCACTTTTTCGTGTCCGACTGTCAGTTCAGGTTCGCAGTTTGGCTCACGAGTTTGATCTAAATTCAGGCCCACCAAGGCGGCGAAATCGGAGGCAAATTGCCGTAAAAATTAGGGAAGTTCATACTCCACTCCCCCAACTAAGAGTCACCCATAAGCACGCTTCGGAGCCGACAATTGTTTCATGGCGGGCCGGACCGAAACTGCACCCCGAACAACGCAGTGCTTTGAAGTACGAGAGCCCTCGTTTCACAACGGGTGACATGACATCGACGGTGTCCACGGACCTGCAAACGGCCACCAAACAGACCATCCGGCGCTACGCTGCAGGTCCACGTCACGTTTTACTCACGTTTTTCAACGAAAACCGACGCCAATAGTTGGCATGCCAAAGGGGCCTGTCGTCCCGCACTCCCCCGAAAACTACCGGATTTTGACCGTCAACGAAGACTGTTGGCATGAGAATCCTGAGATTCTCTTGGCCGCCGGTTCGAGTCCGGCCCGGGGCACCAAATGTGGCTCTGACCTGCGGTTTTACTGTTTCAACCATACCCGCGGAAAGGGCCAAATCACGTTCTACTCACGTTTTTGAACGGAAACTTGGTCACGTTTTTGGCCCGTGCAGGGTCAATTAATCCGCCTGCTGACGTCACGTTTTTCGCTCGGCGGGCGGGAAAACCGCGGGAATCCGCGGTTTTCCCGGACCTGAAAGGCCAGGGCCTGTGGCTGCCAACTATTGGCCCTCCGATCACGGAACTCACGGGGCAGAATGTCTTTGGAGAACAAGGACCTCACCTGAACAACGCCACCCCGGCCACCATCGTCGTTCCCCAAAAACCGTCTGAGACGGCACGAAGCTGGTGGCCAGGAAACCGCAGACGAGCCATGAAACGACAGCCCTCGTTTCGTCCACGAATGGATGACACCCAAGGGGGGCCGAAAAAGGCTGTCAAGACTCCAGATGAAATTCAATTCTGTACCTCATAAACCGGATACCTTTGGCAATGGACAATGCACGACGGATTCTAAGGTCGTCCTCTTGAGCGATGATGACGCCTTCAACGGTTTGTCCAGGTTCAAGTAGGGCTTCCTGCACAAACCCCATGTAGCGCTGGATCTGACCGACCACAGCATCACTGGCCCTTCCACGCTTCAGCTCGACAACGAGGAGCCTAGTGCGGTCCTTACTGATAGCAAGGATGTCCATGGGCCCGGTGTCAGTGGGGTACTGCTGGCCGACCAGTTGGCCGTCCTCCTCGTAGATGTCATACTCTCGGCCCAGGATGGTGCTTCGCCAGTTATGGACCAGAAAGTCTTCGAGCTGCTTCTCCATATGGAACGCGAGCAGGTCCTCAACCTGGGAGGAGATTGCTTGGGCGATCGGTTGAGCCTGGTCTGCGAGCTGCGTGAGGGCGGCCAACTCCGCGACGTGGGCGGACAGCTGGAATACAGTCATCAATGAACCTGCTGAGGAAGCCAGGACGGGGCTCATATCGTCCCTGTTCAATGATCCCTTCCAGTCAACGCGGCGCCGGTGTGGCAGCTCAGTGCCCGGATGATACTCGTACCCCCCGGCGACGATCCCGTACTGGTATGTTCTGCCCGGTTTCGGCGCAAGCACCATGTCACCTTCGCTGATGCCCTCACACGCCGCCCACAGGTTGCCCATCGCCAGACCCGCGGCAATACGCGACTTGTCCGGATACATCGCCAAAAACACACTGTTCATCGCACCTCGGAAGACCTGTGCTCCGTGGCCGAGGTGAGGCCTGATGTCATAGTCGCCAATGAAATCCACCCCCAAGTAGCCTGCCTCGATCATCTCTTCTGCGTTGCGTCCGCCTGCGCCCTGGCGGACCACCCATGCTGTCGTCATTACTCTCCCCAGCTATAGTGACCCTCCGCGGAGCCACTCGTTCTTCATGCATCGAACATAACCCACGTGGCTGACACTAACTCACGGTATCCCGCCAGCAACTACAGGTACGACAGCTGCGCCGCAACGCAGGCCCTACCAAAAGATTCTCCGACAGCACCTACATGGGCATGTTCTATGAGTCAACGCGGGGTATGTTCACGGAGACGGCAGCGGAGCATAATGTCCCCATGGCATTAGGGAGACGTCAGCGTCGGGTGGAAGAGGCAAAATATCACCGGTC
This genomic stretch from Arthrobacter dokdonellae harbors:
- a CDS encoding AAA family ATPase; this encodes MVLLHPAPSRTALFSEIRHSKYDHVFLCDYRDVGLEHDGIRFDDIDLRIRLDSAVRSVMSELDYRFTILSGNRLERLSSVLQVLN
- a CDS encoding transposase gives rise to the protein MDYPCSGGEYRSWFASDADCLDCLAWVRWPKGSVCPRCSHAGG
- a CDS encoding helix-turn-helix domain-containing protein, translated to MEETLTKCPVDRAVVDEHRKRMLDVVGAYRVRELSEPAPAQVAGWLYVTQNWVSRIEHGEIDHAQIDTLRKHVEAIGGTLRIEVGLGGQCIQIA
- a CDS encoding type II toxin-antitoxin system RelE/ParE family toxin, which encodes MELLAARGLQLGRPLVDIVVRSRSKNMKEVRPVSSGRSELRVLFAFDSQRQAIWPVAGDGTGTGPSVTRRTFRSQVSCSMIT
- a CDS encoding endonuclease NucS domain-containing protein encodes the protein MTTAWVVRQGAGGRNAEEMIEAGYLGVDFIGDYDIRPHLGHGAQVFRGAMNSVFLAMYPDKSRIAAGLAMGNLWAACEGISEGDMVLAPKPGRTYQYGIVAGGYEYHPGTELPHRRRVDWKGSLNRDDMSPVLASSAGSLMTVFQLSAHVAELAALTQLADQAQPIAQAISSQVEDLLAFHMEKQLEDFLVHNWRSTILGREYDIYEEDGQLVGQQYPTDTGPMDILAISKDRTRLLVVELKRGRASDAVVGQIQRYMGFVQEALLEPGQTVEGVIIAQEDDLRIRRALSIAKGIRFMRYRIEFHLES